In one Trichlorobacter lovleyi SZ genomic region, the following are encoded:
- a CDS encoding multiheme c-type cytochrome, whose translation MQRHLLLICVAAIMLIIACAVALAASPSSSSVFPVDRDLFKFYPSLMVYEKTKANFTEPETCAGCHQQQYEEWHGSLHSLAFVDPVYQGEMNKAVKAVGKEIGRHCSSCHTPAATVTGEVSGPGLKGLSPVAKAGVSCDVCHSVSSLNHCRTPSKEPENGSLVLRPGEDGKDSPVLVKRGPHKPAEECGGGFHECKQTDFHVKADLCASCHQVYHYDKHYPLEATYLEWKHSPYAQKDIHCQDCHMVDHDTFVKTADSMTKPQRKEYRHYFNGANYLLYFLSAEAAKKSGDKQQSVRLMKQYEMAVKRLQKAAELEITPDYRNGRLAEVKVRVKNIRAGHNLPTSLTNVRQMWLEVRATDEKGKVVIASGSLNKDGSLPSNVRKFNSDGMGSDTHFAIDPWVVTAFSSHETIPPKGFKDAWFGVQVPGGTKQVTIEVKLRYRQADQQVAEKLLKAVPDDINLSRDYGVTQIPVLPVVDMISLKKVVAVRQ comes from the coding sequence ATGCAACGTCACCTGCTGCTCATCTGCGTAGCTGCCATAATGCTCATCATCGCCTGTGCAGTGGCACTTGCCGCCTCCCCGTCTTCTTCAAGCGTCTTTCCGGTTGATCGGGATCTGTTCAAATTTTACCCTTCTCTTATGGTGTATGAGAAAACAAAAGCCAACTTCACTGAGCCAGAAACCTGCGCAGGCTGTCACCAGCAGCAGTATGAAGAATGGCATGGCTCACTGCATAGCCTGGCCTTTGTTGATCCGGTCTATCAGGGGGAAATGAACAAGGCGGTCAAGGCAGTGGGCAAAGAGATCGGACGCCACTGTTCCAGCTGCCATACACCGGCAGCGACCGTTACCGGCGAGGTAAGCGGCCCAGGTCTCAAGGGACTGTCTCCTGTTGCCAAGGCTGGAGTTTCCTGCGATGTCTGCCACTCAGTCAGCTCTCTGAATCACTGCAGGACCCCCAGTAAAGAGCCTGAAAACGGCTCACTGGTTCTGCGCCCTGGCGAGGATGGCAAGGACAGCCCGGTTCTGGTCAAGCGTGGCCCCCATAAGCCAGCTGAAGAATGTGGGGGCGGCTTCCATGAATGCAAACAGACTGACTTCCATGTCAAAGCAGATCTGTGCGCCTCCTGTCATCAGGTGTACCACTATGACAAGCACTATCCTCTGGAGGCAACCTACCTTGAGTGGAAACACAGCCCTTACGCCCAGAAAGACATCCATTGCCAAGACTGTCACATGGTCGACCACGACACGTTTGTTAAAACAGCCGACAGTATGACCAAGCCCCAGCGCAAGGAGTATCGTCACTACTTTAACGGGGCTAACTATCTGCTTTATTTCCTGTCTGCCGAGGCGGCTAAAAAGTCTGGTGACAAGCAGCAGTCTGTGCGTTTGATGAAACAGTACGAAATGGCGGTCAAGCGCCTTCAGAAGGCAGCAGAACTTGAAATAACTCCAGATTATCGTAACGGGCGATTGGCAGAGGTAAAGGTACGAGTCAAGAATATCCGTGCCGGACACAATCTACCGACATCACTGACCAATGTCCGCCAGATGTGGCTTGAAGTCCGTGCAACCGATGAAAAAGGCAAGGTAGTCATAGCAAGCGGCAGTCTGAACAAAGACGGATCGCTGCCGTCAAATGTACGTAAATTCAATTCTGACGGCATGGGTAGCGACACGCACTTCGCTATAGATCCTTGGGTGGTCACAGCCTTTTCAAGTCACGAGACCATTCCGCCCAAAGGATTTAAAGATGCCTGGTTTGGCGTACAGGTACCCGGTGGAACCAAGCAGGTAACAATTGAGGTCAAGCTGCGCTATCGTCAGGCAGACCAACAGGTAGCTGAGAAGCTGCTTAAGGCAGTACCTGATGATATTAACCTGTCCCGTGATTATGGTGTCACACAGATACCGGTCTTGCCGGTAGTGGATATGATTTCCCTGAAAAAGGTCGTTGCTGTCCGGCAGTAA
- a CDS encoding HAD family hydrolase, whose protein sequence is MLLTIPGTGTLELQHLVLDYNGTIARDGQLLSNLDKTLTELAEKITVHVLTADTGGTVRQELEGLPCRLHIITSGNEAEQKEAYIQALGADTVVAMGNGANDRLMLKAARLGIAVLEGEGTAASAILHADLVVRSMYDALGLLMVPQRIVATLRS, encoded by the coding sequence ATGTTACTAACTATTCCCGGAACAGGGACCTTAGAGCTGCAACATCTGGTCTTGGACTACAACGGCACCATTGCCCGTGACGGGCAGTTACTGTCCAATCTTGATAAGACACTTACCGAACTGGCTGAAAAAATTACCGTCCATGTGCTTACCGCTGATACCGGCGGCACGGTCAGGCAGGAGCTTGAAGGGCTGCCCTGCAGACTGCATATCATCACAAGCGGCAACGAGGCAGAACAGAAAGAGGCATACATACAGGCGTTGGGAGCTGACACGGTGGTTGCCATGGGCAATGGAGCCAATGACCGGCTGATGCTGAAGGCAGCCCGCCTTGGTATTGCCGTGCTTGAAGGAGAAGGGACTGCAGCAAGCGCCATCCTGCATGCGGACCTTGTTGTCAGAAGCATGTACGATGCCCTGGGGCTGCTGATGGTGCCCCAGCGTATTGTTGCAACATTACGCTCATAA
- a CDS encoding GSU3529 family protein produces MTLLEELRQVAVEQNQDAELPDSLLSEILTLTEYPGVLEHEADLRKLIGQLSNFDLYAGAGCFSESCGIREITETVQQIRTQGEPAPCY; encoded by the coding sequence ATGACATTACTTGAAGAGTTGCGTCAGGTTGCTGTTGAGCAGAATCAGGATGCCGAGCTGCCTGACAGCCTGCTTTCAGAAATCCTCACCCTTACAGAATACCCCGGCGTGCTTGAGCATGAAGCTGATCTCAGAAAGCTGATCGGGCAGCTGAGCAACTTTGATCTGTATGCCGGAGCCGGTTGCTTCAGTGAATCCTGTGGTATCAGGGAAATTACTGAAACGGTACAACAGATTCGCACCCAAGGGGAACCTGCGCCATGTTACTAA